A single genomic interval of Mangifera indica cultivar Alphonso chromosome 5, CATAS_Mindica_2.1, whole genome shotgun sequence harbors:
- the LOC123215783 gene encoding two-component response regulator-like APRR2, with the protein MVCTANDLSAWKDFPKGLRVLLLDEDSSSAAEIKLKLEAMDYVVSAFCNENEAMSAISNKPESFHIAIVEVSTTNSDGRLKFLEAAKDLPTIMTSNIHCLSTMMKCIALGAVEFLRKPLSEDKLKNIWQHVVHKAFNSGGGVLCDSLKPVKESVVSMLHLQLENGEPKNENSVNAKNISLDYKNDNEQSEGSDKYPAPSTPQLKQGGRLLDDVDCQDNANCLTEKESGEQDGESKFVDTTCDNSIGEGTSPEDQPQRPVETVVKEEHDTTDVSKAECTACPQLHDKEGPKDSNSVVEKRIKASGLHNSCGIKTNRKKMKVDWTPELHKKFVAAVEHLGVDQAIPSRILELMKVEGLTRHNVASHLQKYRMHKRHILPKEEDQRWPESRDHRHRSCYPHRPIMAFPPYHSNPVLSAGPVYPVWGAPSNHPVGVQMWGPPGYPPWQQAESWHWKPYPGMPADAWGCPVMPPPHASYSSYPQNTSGFQNSGVVDNSYKMPQNSVDFHLAEEIIDKVVKEAISKPWLPLPLGLKPPSADSVLAELSRQGISTIPPHINGSRLC; encoded by the exons ATGGTTTGCACTGCTAATGACTTATCAGCGTGGAAGGATTTTCCAAAGGGCCTCAGGGTTCTTCTTCTTGATGAGGACAGTAGTTCTGCTGCTGAGATAAAATTGAAGCTTGAAGCAATGGACTATGTTG TTTCTGCATTCTGCAATGAGAACGAAGCTATGTCAGCAATTTCAAATAAACCTGAAAGCTTCCATATTGCCATTGTAGAG GTAAGTACAACCAATAGCGATGGGAGACTCAAGTTTCTTGAAGCTGCTAAGGACCTGCCTACCATAA TGACTTCAAACATTCATTGCTTGAGCACTATGATGAAATGCATAGCG CTAGGTGCAGTTGAATTCCTCCGAAAACCACTCTCTGAGGATAAACTAAAGAATATATGGCAGCATGTGGTTCATAAG GCATTCAATTCTGGGGGAGGTGTCCTCTGTGATTCGCTGAAGCCTGTCAAAGAATCAGTGGTCTCCATGCTGCATCTCCAACTGGAAAATGGAGAACCCAAGAATGAGAACTCAGTGAATGCAAAAAATATTTCCTTGGATTATAAGAATGACAATGAACAGTCTGAAGGGAGTGATAAGTATCCTGCTCCTTCTACACCACAATTAAAACAGGGTGGACGATTACTGGACGATGTTGATTGCCAAGATAATGCCAACTGCTTGACAGAGAAAGAGAGTGGGGAGCAAGATGGCGAATCTAAATTTGTCGACACTACTTGTGACAACTCAATTGGTGAAGGAACATCACCAGAAGACCAACCTCAGAGACCGGTAGAAACTGTGGTCAAAGAGGAGCATGACACAACCGATGTTTCAAAAGCTGAGTGCACCGCGTGTCCTCAACTTCATGATAAAGAAGGTCCCAAAGATTCAAATAGTGTTGTTGAAAAACGTATTAAAGCTTCTGGTCTTCATAACTCTTGCGGGATTAAAACTAATCGAAAAAAGATGAAG GTGGACTGGACACCTGAACTGCACAAAAAATTTGTGGCCGCTGTAGAGCACCTAGGTGTCGATCAAGCCATTCCTTCTCGAATACTAGAGCTTATGAAAGTGGAAGGGCTGACAAGGCATAATGTGGCAAGTCACCTCCAG AAATATCGAATGCATAAGAGGCACATCTTGCCCAAGGAAGAAGACCAAAGATGGCCAGAATCAAGAGATCACAGGCACAGGAGTTGTTATCCACATAGACCTATTATGGCATTCCCTCCATATCATTCTAATCCTGTTCTCTCTGCCGGTCCAGTCTACCCTGTGTGGGGTGCACCAAGTAATCACCCTGTCGGTGTCCAGATGTGGGGCCCGCCTGGATATCCTCCATGGCAACAGGCAGAAAGTTGGCATTGGAAACCTTATCCTGGG ATGCCTGCTGATGCATGGGGTTGTCCTGTGATGCCACCTCCTCATGCTTCTTATTCTTCTTACCCTCAA AACACATCTGGGTTTCAGAATTCTGGTGTGGTTGATAACAGCTACAAAATGCCACAGAATTCTGTGGATTTCCATCTG GCAGAGGAAATCATTGACAAGGTTGTGAAAGAGGCCATAAGCAAGCCATGGTTACCGCTACCATTGGGACTAAAGCCTCCATCGGCAGATAGTGTGTTAGCAGAGCTGTCTAGACAAGGCATCTCCACAATCCCTCCTCACATCAACGGCTCTCGTTTGTGCTGA